A section of the Humulus lupulus chromosome 2, drHumLupu1.1, whole genome shotgun sequence genome encodes:
- the LOC133818487 gene encoding uncharacterized protein LOC133818487 yields the protein MSRAFSSKLPTKPSPPSSSSAATATATTKTHRRKKRNELQQQSIRNPLQDLNAAIFNTTIQPSSSISIEAPRGCLRFFLSHSSAASSKMPVHGPHSRTHKSAPLVPSSKPSKSKENQSRCSIFLKNSEKPQKPISTKVRKNNSSCLYQWQSAKKSRSTAGQQPKTCSISNSSGISANELESGSVVKGLVELEPCANDETFTPLSKIASGCRSDFRVEKAIEENSRKEKSKTPPIQASVSPEIQCGSSSVVSTTTPACYGAGHVVSGITDKRKCRPRGLLAVGENDSGFGKGKALGSFDYDDDEEIVDRVCTDSDAPLIPLPSEASMYWLLSPCRDEDKNKKDNGSCQSKSPAGSISLHSSSLPSSSHELSSDVCNTASATYSRKEVSVNSPGGIAVFRELLEPLNHHSPHSTHDYAASTLKEGRKCPYYFDGENSPSSMDSLGSGNVILTPGSNSGSDRFADLIRLSTDNHMKSKFDYELNSVVESLRKTSLSPNSIEPNRNSIDFSFQFDSVSTSCSSVYFNQFKQVLDDQASWNSCSTLDNDSQSQMRISWRDGLMSQIYEMDEFDCCRCLSDEEEDANDCSQDQLLSSGCLDINTNTSKNQSLTKSDCWSAEILDSEPRVEEKVQENFYSGTPQLSYSCAESISTDGGGLLASADSEWDFCYRNDLFQV from the coding sequence ATGAGCCGAGCATTCTCATCAAAGCTCCCAACGAAACCTTCACCGCCATCGTCATCGTCCGCGGCGACGGCGACGGCGACGACCAAGACTCATCGGAGGAAGAAAAGGAATGAGCTGCAGCAGCAGAGCATTCGGAATCCATTGCAGGATCTCAATGCCGCCATATTCAATACCACTATTCAGCCATCTTCTTCTATCTCCATCGAAGCGCCCCGAGGCTGCCTCAGGTTTTTTCTATCTCATTCTTCTGCTGCTTCGTCTAAAATGCCTGTTCATGGACCTCATTCCAGAACCCATAAATCGGCCCCCTTGGTGCCATCTTCCAAACCCTCCAAGTCCAAGGAGAATCAGAGTAGATGTAGTATTTTTCTGAAAAATTCGGAGAAACCCCAAAAGCCAATTTCCACAAAAGTTCGAAAGAATAACTCTTCTTGTCTCTACCAATGGCAGTCTGCGAAGAAATCTAGATCCACAGCGGGGCAACAACCTAAAACTTGTTCAATTTCGAACTCAAGTGGCATTTCTGCCAATGAATTGGAGTCTGGGTCAGTGGTAAAAGGCCTGGTTGAACTCGAACCATGTGCTAACGATGAAACTTTTACGCCATTGAGTAAGATAGCGTCTGGGTGTCGTTCGGATTTTAGAGTTGAGAAGGCCATAGAAGAGAATTCTAGGAAAGAGAAAAGCAAAACTCCTCCTATTCAGGCCTCTGTGTCTCCCGAAATACAATGTGGCTCGTCGTCTGTGGTTTCAACAACTACACCTGCTTGTTATGGAGCTGGCCATGTGGTTTCTGGGATCACAGACAAGAGAAAGTGCCGGCCTAGAGGGCTTCTCGCTGTGGGAGAGAATGATTCGGGTTTTGGTAAAGGTAAAGCGTTAGGTAGTTTTGATTATGATGACGATGAAGAAATTGTTGACAGGGTTTGTACCGACTCTGATGCTCCTTTGATCCCCTTGCCTTCTGAAGCTTCAATGTATTGGCTTTTATCACCATGTCGTGATGAGGATAAGAACAAGAAAGATAACGGTTCTTGTCAATCTAAGAGTCCTGCAGGGTCCATTAGTCTTCATTCTTCGTCTTTGCCCTCAAGTAGTCATGAGTTATCTTCAGATGTTTGTAATACAGCAAGTGCTACTTATAGCAGGAAGGAAGTTTCTGTAAACTCTCCGGGTGGAATAGCTGTGTTTCGAGAATTATTGGAGCCCTTGAATCACCATTCTCCACATAGCACACATGATTATGCGGCTTCCACCTTgaaagaaggaagaaaatgcCCTTATTATTTTGATGGTGAAAACTCTCCATCCTCTATGGATTCACTGGGTAGTGGAAATGTTATACTTACCCCGGGATCCAACTCGGGCTCGGATAGATTTGCCGACTTAATACGATTAAGTACGGACAATCATATGAAAAGTAAATTTGATTATGAACTCAATTCTGTGGTTGAGTCTCTTCGGAAGACAAGCTTGTCTCCCAACAGCATTGAACCAAATAGGAACAGCATTGATTTCAGTTTTCAGTTTGATTCTGTTAGTACATCTTGCAGCTCTGTTTATTTTAATCAGTTCAAGCAAGTACTTGATGATCAGGCTTCTTGGAACTCATGTTCTACACTGGATAATGACTCACAATCCCAGATGAGGATATCTTGGAGAGATGGATTAATGAGCCAGATATATGAGATGGATGAATTTGATTGCTGCAGATGTCTATcagatgaagaggaagatgccaATGATTGCAGTCAGGACCAATTATTATCCAGTGGATGTTTGGATATCAATACAAATACGAGTAAGAATCAAAGTTTAACTAAATCTGATTGTTGGTCTGCTGAAATTTTGGATAGTGAACCAAGAGTAGAAGAAAAAGTTCAAGAGAACTTCTATTCTGGAACTCCTCAATTATCATATTCGTGTGCGGAGTCCATCAGCACTGATGGAGGTGGCCTGCTTGCTTCGGCAGATTCAGAGTGGGATTTTTGCTACAGGAATGACCTGTTCCAagtatga